One part of the Paramormyrops kingsleyae isolate MSU_618 chromosome 2, PKINGS_0.4, whole genome shotgun sequence genome encodes these proteins:
- the LOC111839250 gene encoding uncharacterized protein, producing the protein MLFQATIWVLCHSVWWTVGHGHGQLIPVWRLESWEQARQYCQMHFVDLVVANTEEQLGTLLGNAERETGSFWIGLRYRDPSGWSWVDGKALTYSPWYRLSRRGDCGTIETSLPGAQKLLPRICMEKRPFLCQGPVPPLKIEVGFVGTACVSLSWPRPAPMQGVQYSFNVSYVSASQGSRKSYLSNSNSTIVCDLTAGDTYNFSVSTVMGRATQSDPVSVSVLMRLYPPVNVMVESIGSNSVTLSWSSGSNRSCLYNVSYYSLDGSHSGFSVRPELSSHVTIGNLWSQMEYIVSIMAVSLSGAQSVPVTVFLNTCSYSMTLAAITSHSMPFVFLMLILWLLHQIFKTTKNDDSEEQYSRETMVDVIHQSS; encoded by the exons ATGCTATTCCAAGCAACGATCTGGg TGTTATGTCACAGTGTCTGGTGGACTGTCGGGCATGGACACGGGCAGCTCATACCGGTGTGGCGCCTGGAGAGCTGGGAGCAGGCGCGGCAGTACTGCCAGATGCACTTTGTGGATCTGGTGGTTGCAAACACTGAAGAGCAGCTGGGCACCTTGCTTGGAAATGCTGAGCGTGAGACTGGTAGTTTCTGGATTGGGCTGCGCTATAGGGACCCGAGTGGCtggagctgggtggatggaaaGGCCTTGACCTACAGCCCGTGGTACAGGCTTAGCCGCCGCGGAGACTGCGGCACCATTGAAACCAGTCTGCCAGGAGCTCAGAAGCTCCTTCCACGAATCTGCATGGAGAAGCGGCCCTTCCTCTGCCAGG GGCCTGTTCCTCCGCTCAAAATCGAAGTTGGCTTTGTGGGGACGGCCTGCGTGAGCCTGAGCTGGCCCAGACCTGCCCCCATGCAGGGTGTCCAGTACAGCTTCAACGTGAGCTACGTCTCTGCCTCTCAGGGGAGCCGCAAGTCCTACTTGTCAAACTCCAACTCCACCATAGTCTGTGACCTGACTGCCGGAGACACATACAACTTCTCAGTTTCCACAGTCATGGGGAGAGCTACTCAGAGTGACCCAGTCTCTGTCAGTGTCCTTATGC GCTTGTACCCACCAGTGAATGTAATGGTGGAATCTATCGGCTCAAACTCTGTGACTCTTAGCTGGAGCTCAGGATCCAACAGGTCATGCTTGTATAATGTGTCCTACTACTCGCTTGATGGGTCCCACTCTGGCTTTAGTGTGAGGCCCGAGCTCAGCAGTCACGTGACCATTGGCAACCTTTGGTCACAAATGGAGTACATCGTCAGCATCATGGCTGTCAGCCTCTCAGGGGCCCAGAGTGTTCCTGTGACTGTCTTTCTAAATACCT GTTCCTACAGTATGACATTGGCTGCCATCACATCTCACAGTATGCCGTTTGTTTTCTTGATGCTGATATTATGGCTTCTCCATCAGATCTTTAAAACTACAAAAAACG ATGACTCTGAGGAGCAGTACTCACGAGAGACTATGGTTGACGTAATCCACCAGTCATCTTAG